The Nitrososphaerota archaeon genomic interval GGCCGTGGATCAGGAGGTCGGGGAGCTCTGCGCCGCCCTGAGCCTCTTCACCATTTCCTTCAGCATGGCCAAGGCCATCTCTGGGTGTGTCTTGACCAGGGCGGAGAACGCCCAGGAGGTGAGGGCCCAGCACTTCGTCGGCTGGGTCGCGACCACGTCCGCCGACCGAGGCTGCTCGTCGATAAGCGACATCTCCCCGAAGAACTGGCCCTTGGATAGGGTCGCGAG includes:
- a CDS encoding Crp/Fnr family transcriptional regulator, with the protein product LATLSKGQFFGEMSLIDEQPRSADVVATQPTKCWALTSWAFSALVKTHPEMALAMLKEMVKRLRAAQSSPTS